Part of the Sulfobacillus acidophilus DSM 10332 genome, AGCCTCTGGGGTCACGTTAGTGGCATTGATTGCTCTGGCAGGCTCTAAACCGCTCAACGCCTATGGTTATTTTGGGACTTATGCCACCTATGGGTTTTTGGTGGCGTATATGTTGGTATCGATTGCGAGCCCTGTTCTCGACCGACGACAAAATCGGCCATGGGTGGGCAGTCTTCTTCGTTCAACCGGAGCAGTGATCTTTCTATTAATTCCAATTATCGGCAGCGTCTATCCGGTTCCCGCCTATCCCTATAATATCTTACCCTATTTATTTCTTGGTTATCTGGGTATTGGTTTCATATGGAATCGCTTGGTTGCATCAGGCAAGCCATCACTTCACCTAATATCGCAAACGTCGCCTAAAGAGATCGAGCCGACGTAGATTGCTCAAAACATCCGGGCCTCGCTGGAATATGGCGGGGCCCGGCTTTGATTATGCGCTCGATCCTGTATTCCCTAACCCATGCGGAAGAAGGCTACCTAGACGCCCCCTTTGATGTGTACTCTCTCTGAATCGAATCTAGCGGGCTCTTCACTCAAGGGACTTCACCCTTCTCCTTGCTATAGAGCGACACCGTCAGAACCTGGTCCAATGTTTGAAGAAACGCCGCGGCATCCGCCCCATCCAGTGCACGATGATCAAAGGTCAGGGAAACCGGCAAGAGTCCTTCCGATGCTTGACCAAGTCCCAGAACCGCTATGGTGGGGGGGCATTAATCGAGGAGTAAAGTATTCAATCCCCCAAGGGCCTAAATTACTGATGACAAATGACGGGTCGGTAAACTCCCAACCCTCCCAGCGATCGGTTCGAGCCGCTTCCCGTAAGGTGTGAAGCGCCTCCACCCACCCCTCCAGCGAACGATTGCCCGAAATGACCGGAACGATGAGGCCCCGAGGGGTTTGTACGGCGATTCCGAGCCTCAGCGTTGTCGCCAAGGTAATCCCCTCGTGTGTGGCCCATCCATGAATACCCGGATGGTCGCCGAGCGCTTTTTCCAAGGCTTTCGCAACCTGGGCCAAAATCGGGACCTGCCGGTTACCTAGCCGCACTCGACGTTGCAGCGTCGTCGGCAATGCCTCAGAATCGGTGAGATGGCGAATCACCTGCTGCCGAAACGGAGAATAGGGCTGACTTTGCACAGGCCGGCTTCGAGCTAACCAGTCGTCAATATCCTGAACCGTGAGGGAACGACCCGATATCCGACGGGCCACCTCCCGTAA contains:
- a CDS encoding catalytic domain-containing protein of components of various dehydrogenase complexes (PFAM: 2-oxoacid dehydrogenases acyltransferase (catalytic domain)~COGs: COG0508 Pyruvate/2-oxoglutarate dehydrogenase complex dihydrolipoamide acyltransferase (E2) protein~InterPro IPR001078~KEGG: bts:Btus_2387 dihydrolipoyllysine-residue succinyltransferase~PFAM: 2-oxoacid dehydrogenase acyltransferase, catalytic domain~SPTR: Dihydrolipoyllysine-residue succinyltransferase), encoding MANTVIRVDLGERADAEAVLVHWMYQPGAFVRQGTVIGEAMLDKVTIAIEAPMDGYFQPRIDENAVFHSQDAIAEVTSEPTVEGRTPVAKDDFDKHPSSADDFVPAPPRVRRYAQERGVDLREVARRISGRSLTVQDIDDWLARSRPVQSQPYSPFRQQVIRHLTDSEALPTTLQRRVRLGNRQVPILAQVAKALEKALGDHPGIHGWATHEGITLATTLRLGIAVQTPRGLIVPVISGNRSLEGWVEALHTLREAARTDRWEGWEFTDPSFVISNLGPWGIEYFTPRLMPPHHSGSGTWSSIGRTLAGFPDL